One genomic segment of Desulfomicrobium sp. ZS1 includes these proteins:
- a CDS encoding iron-containing alcohol dehydrogenase, with product MDIRKFSLPEIIFGHGSMEYTGSYALQLGAKKVFLVSDPGLERSGWVGKLIGVLEASALKWVYYSNVSSNPRDYEVHLGADLYKAEGADVVIGLGGGSPLDMAKGVATVASNGGTIQDYEGANLIIRPLPPMIFLPSTAGSGSDISQFAIITDVARKVKMSLISRSLTPNVSIIDPDMLSTADDDLIVTSAVDALSHAVESYVSLIAHTLTETQALKAMHLILDNLKPALKTRDPLAMENLSMAAVCAGMSFSNASLGACHAIAHSLGGFFDTTHGMVHPVLLPAVMSYNLPACEEKMAIIGEIVLGKRLSSSLQTAEGGIKRLKEIFLEIGTSVHFREIVDDESAFPQICEMATKDACLLTNPRPATAEQLLAICQEVW from the coding sequence ATGGATATAAGAAAGTTCTCTCTGCCAGAAATCATTTTCGGGCACGGCAGCATGGAATATACCGGATCGTACGCTCTGCAGCTCGGAGCCAAAAAGGTCTTCCTCGTCAGCGATCCGGGCCTCGAACGCAGCGGCTGGGTCGGCAAGCTCATCGGGGTTCTTGAGGCTTCGGCCTTGAAATGGGTGTACTACTCGAATGTAAGTTCCAACCCACGTGACTACGAAGTGCATCTCGGCGCGGACCTTTACAAGGCGGAAGGCGCGGACGTGGTCATCGGACTTGGCGGAGGCAGCCCGCTCGACATGGCCAAGGGCGTAGCCACCGTGGCCAGCAACGGCGGCACAATTCAGGACTATGAAGGCGCAAACCTGATCATCAGGCCCTTGCCGCCCATGATCTTCCTGCCGTCTACGGCCGGGAGCGGTTCGGATATTTCCCAATTCGCCATCATCACCGATGTTGCGCGCAAGGTGAAGATGTCGCTGATCAGCCGCTCCCTGACGCCCAATGTATCGATCATCGACCCGGATATGCTCTCCACTGCCGACGACGACCTCATCGTGACGTCCGCCGTGGATGCATTGTCCCATGCGGTGGAATCCTACGTCTCACTCATCGCCCACACGCTGACCGAGACCCAGGCCTTAAAAGCCATGCATCTCATTTTAGACAACCTGAAGCCGGCTCTCAAAACCCGCGATCCGCTGGCCATGGAAAACCTGTCCATGGCGGCCGTATGCGCAGGCATGAGTTTCAGCAACGCCAGCCTTGGAGCCTGCCACGCCATCGCCCACTCCCTGGGCGGATTTTTCGATACCACGCATGGAATGGTTCACCCGGTGCTGCTCCCGGCAGTGATGAGCTACAACCTGCCCGCCTGCGAAGAAAAGATGGCCATCATCGGAGAAATTGTCCTCGGCAAGCGCCTGTCTTCCTCCCTGCAAACCGCTGAAGGCGGCATCAAACGTCTGAAAGAAATTTTTCTGGAAATCGGCACGTCGGTTCATTTCCGAGAAATTGTGGACGACGAGTCCGCTTTCCCCCAAATTTGCGAGATGGCCACCAAGGACGCCTGTCTGCTGACCAATCCCCGCCCGGCTACGGCCGAGCAATTGCTGGCCATCTGCCAGGAGGTCTGGTGA
- a CDS encoding iron-containing alcohol dehydrogenase, giving the protein MAVQEMVYGFFIPSVTLIGIGASKQIPEKIKALGGSKPLVVTDKGITGCGLTKQITDLLDAAGMKYEVYDETIPNPTDNNVHAGVDVYKKAKCDSLISLGGGSSHDCGKGIGLVVANGGKIHDFEGVDKSTKPMPPYLAVNTTAGTASEMTRFCIITDTSRKVKMAIVDWRVTPGIAIDDPMLMVGMPPALTAATGMDALTHAVEAYVSTIATPMTDACAQKAIELIAKYLRKAVANGKDIEAREGMCFAQYLAGMAFNNASLGHVHAMAHQLGGFYDLPHGECNAILLPHVERANMNARLERFVDMAKFLGENVEGMSLRSAAEKALDAIKQLSTDVGIPSGLIELGKRYGKNVKKEDIAIMTGNAQKDACGFTNPVCLKDADVARIYEAAL; this is encoded by the coding sequence ATGGCTGTTCAAGAAATGGTGTATGGATTTTTCATTCCCAGCGTTACTCTGATCGGTATTGGTGCTTCCAAGCAGATTCCTGAGAAAATCAAGGCTCTGGGCGGCAGTAAGCCCCTGGTAGTTACCGACAAGGGCATCACCGGCTGCGGCCTGACCAAGCAGATCACCGACCTGCTGGATGCCGCTGGAATGAAGTATGAAGTATACGACGAAACCATTCCGAATCCCACGGACAACAACGTCCACGCTGGTGTCGACGTTTACAAGAAGGCCAAGTGCGATTCTTTGATCTCCCTGGGCGGCGGCAGCTCCCATGACTGCGGCAAGGGCATCGGCCTTGTTGTTGCCAACGGCGGCAAGATTCATGACTTCGAAGGCGTGGACAAGTCCACCAAGCCCATGCCTCCATATCTGGCCGTCAACACCACCGCCGGCACCGCTTCTGAAATGACTCGTTTCTGTATCATCACTGATACTTCCCGCAAGGTAAAGATGGCCATCGTTGATTGGCGCGTCACCCCCGGCATCGCCATCGATGACCCGATGCTGATGGTCGGCATGCCCCCGGCGCTGACTGCCGCCACCGGTATGGACGCTCTGACCCACGCCGTGGAAGCCTATGTTTCCACCATCGCCACCCCCATGACCGACGCCTGCGCCCAGAAGGCCATCGAACTGATCGCCAAATACCTGCGCAAAGCCGTTGCCAATGGTAAAGACATCGAAGCCCGCGAAGGCATGTGTTTCGCACAGTACCTGGCCGGTATGGCTTTCAACAACGCCAGCCTCGGTCACGTTCACGCCATGGCTCACCAGCTTGGCGGCTTCTACGATCTGCCGCACGGTGAATGCAACGCCATCCTGCTGCCCCACGTTGAACGCGCCAACATGAACGCCAGGCTCGAACGCTTTGTCGACATGGCCAAGTTCCTGGGTGAGAATGTTGAAGGCATGTCCCTCCGCTCCGCTGCCGAAAAGGCCCTCGACGCCATCAAGCAGCTGTCCACAGACGTCGGTATTCCTTCCGGCCTGATCGAGCTGGGCAAGCGTTATGGCAAGAATGTCAAGAAGGAAGACATCGCCATCATGACCGGCAATGCTCAGAAAGACGCTTGCGGTTTCACCAACCCTGTCTGCCTGAAAGACGCCGATGTTGCTCGTATTTACGAGGCTGCCCTGTAA